From Camelina sativa cultivar DH55 chromosome 7, Cs, whole genome shotgun sequence, one genomic window encodes:
- the LOC109125660 gene encoding uncharacterized protein LOC109125660 — MVFARLCPRQRLFSSWAELVSWTRLSSTPAPTLLRKLAVQVVVYNIWHQRNNVHHNSVRLSSQVVFKWIDRELRNIITARRHRKRWRKLMLLWIR, encoded by the coding sequence ATGGTCTTCGCAAGACTATGTCCCCGACAACGTCTATTCAGCTCATGGGCAGAATTGGTCTCCTGGACTCGGCTTTCCTCTACTCCAGCACCAACTCTCCTCCGGAAGCTCGCAGTACAAGTGGTAGTTTACAACATATGGCATCAACGAAACAACGTTCATCACAACTCCGTGCGCCTATCGTCACAAGTAGTCTTCAAGTGGATTGATCGTGAACTCCGCAACATTATCACCGCAAGAAGGCATAGAAAACGTTGGCGTAAGCTTATGCTTTTATGGATCCGCTAA
- the LOC104702032 gene encoding abietadienol/abietadienal oxidase-like — MAEFSGESYWFLSAAASNTFLAFIIIFFLAGIARRKRREPYTLPPGSRGWPLIGDTFAWLNAVSGSHPSSFVDQQIKKYGRIFSCSLFGKWAVVSADPAFNRFIMQNEGKLFQSSYPKSFRDLVGKDGVITVHGDQQRRLHSIASSMMRHDQLKTHFLEDIPVVMLQTLSNFKDGEVVLLQDLCRKVAIHLMVNQLLGVSSESEVNEMSQLFSDFVDGCLSVPIDLPGFTYHKAMKARKEIIRKINKTIGKRLQNKATSDTAGNGVLGRLLEEESLPNESMADFIINLLFAGNETTAKTMLFAVYFLTHCPKAMTQLLEEHDRLAGGMLTWQDYKTMDFTQCVIDETLRLGGIAIWLMREAKEDVSYQDYVIPKGCFVVPFLSAVHLDESYYKESLSFNPWRWLDPETQQKRNWRTSPFYCPFGGGTRFCPGAELARLQIALFLHYFITTYRWTQLKEDRISFFPSARLVNGFKIQLNRRDNAPRNQ, encoded by the exons atggcGGAATTTTCAGGAGAATCCTATTGGTTTCTCTCTGCTGCTGCGTCAAACACATTTCTtgccttcatcatcatcttcttcctcgcgGGAATAGCGAGACGAAAGAGAAGAGAGCCTTACACGCTGCCTCCGGGAAGCAGAGGATGGCCTTTAATCGGAGACACCTTCGCTTGGCTCAACGCCGTCTCCGGTTCTCATCCCTCCAGCTTCGTcgatcaacaaattaaaaa GTATGGGAGGATATTTTCGTGTAGCTTGTTCGGGAAATGGGCAGTGGTTTCAGCAGACCCGGCGTTTAACCGGTTCATAATGCAGAACGAAGGCAAGCTGTTTCAGTCGAGTTATCCAAAGTCTTTCAGGGATTTGGTCGGGAAAGATGGAGTGATCACGGTGCATGGTGATCAGCAGAGACGCCTTCACTCAATTGCATCGAGCATGATGCGTCATGACCAGCTCAAGACTCATTTTCTTGAGGATATTCCCGTGGTGATGCTTCAGACATTGAGTAATTTCAAGGACGGTGAAGTCGTGCTTCTCCAAGATCTCTGCAGAAAG GTTGCGATTCATCTTATGGTTAACCAACTTCTTGGTGTGTCGAGCGAATCAGAAGTCAATGAAATGTCTCAGCTTTTCTCTGATTTTGTTGATGGATGTCTCTCTGTTCCTATAGACTTGCCTGGTTTCACATACCACAAAGCAATGAAA GCACGAAAGGAGATCATAAGAAAGATAAACAAGACAATAGGGAAGCGGCTGCAGAACAAAGCAACATCAGATACTGCTGGTAATGGTGTACTTGGAAGATTGCTTGAAGAAGAAAGCTTACCAAACGAATCCATGGCAGATttcatcatcaatcttctctTTGCTGGAAATGAAACCACCGCGAAAACAATGTTGTTTGCAGTTTACTTCCTCACTCATTGTCCTAAAGCCATGACCCAACTCCTG GAGGAACACGATAGGCTCGCAGGTGGAATGCTAACATGGCAAGATTACAAGACAATGGACTTCACTCAATGC GTAATAGATGAAACACTCAGACTTGGGGGAATTGCAATCTGGCTAATGAGAGAGGCAAAAGAAGATGTCTCATACCAAG ATTATGTTATTCCCAAGGGATGCTTCGTGGTTCCGTTTCTGTCGGCAGTACACCTAGACGAGAGCTATTACAAGGAAAGTCTCTCCTTCAATCCATGGAGATGGCTTGACCCTGAAACTCAG CAAAAGAGGAACTGGAGAACGAGCCCTTTCTATTGCCCATTTGGTGGAGGAACTAGGTTTTGTCCAGGAGCAGAACTGGCTCGTCTTCAGATCGCCCTCTTTCTACATTACTTCATCACCACATACAG GTGGACACAACTTAAGGAAGATCGTATCTCCTTCTTCCCTTCAGCTCGTCTAGTGAATGGCTTCAAAATCCAGTTGAACAGACGGGACAACGCTCCTCGGAATCAATAA
- the LOC104702030 gene encoding uncharacterized protein LOC104702030 isoform X1 yields MAGREVREYTNLSDPKDKKLGKGKIDDEDVTFQRMVAKMQEVAGERGGYLHGRGALDSDDLLYLKEQMEAEEDAERLLKRTEKRAFAAFKKAATQADSSPASVPLPLRVEPKPKSGIRQQDLLKKVVEVKPKRPKVSAASSPSLSPPVRSDKGPTVQGDRQKEEAKTMLKKPDRPEEQPGTDRNDGKATESNGQGQNALKGLLGLAYESSDEED; encoded by the exons ATGGCAGGGAGAGAAGTTCGAGAATACACAAATCTGTCTGACCCTAAAG ATAAGAAATTAGGGAAGGGtaagattgatgatgaagacgTCACATTCCAACGGATGGTTGCAAAG ATGCAAGAGGTTGCTGGTGAACGTGGAGGATATCTTCATGGGCGAGGCG CTTTAGACAGCGACGATTTACTTTATCTGAAAGAACAGATGGAAGCAGAGGAGGATGCTGAACGCCTTCTGAAACGAACTGAGAAACGGGCTTTTGCTGCCTTTAAA AAAGCTGCAACCCAAGCTGATTCATCTCCAGCATCTGTTCCCTTGCCCCTTCGTGTTGAGCCCAAACCAAAGAGTGGTATCAG GCAGCAAGATTTGCTGAAAAAAGTTGTTGAGGTTAAACCTAAACGTCCAAAAGTCTCGGCAGCGTCAAGCCCAAGCTTATCTCCCCCTGTTAGAAGTGATAAAGGTCCAACGGTTCAGGGAGATAGGCAGAAAGAAGAAGCCAAGACAATGTTGAAGAAACCGGACAGACCAGAGGAGCAACCTGGCACAGACAGAAATGACGGTAAAGCAACCGAAAGCAATGGGCAAGGTCAAAATGCTTTGAAAGGCTTGTTGGGGTTAGCGTATGagagttcagatgaagaagactgA
- the LOC104702030 gene encoding uncharacterized protein LOC104702030 isoform X2 has protein sequence MAGREVREYTNLSDPKDKKLGKGKIDDEDVTFQRMVAKMQEVAGERGGYLHGRGDSDDLLYLKEQMEAEEDAERLLKRTEKRAFAAFKKAATQADSSPASVPLPLRVEPKPKSGIRQQDLLKKVVEVKPKRPKVSAASSPSLSPPVRSDKGPTVQGDRQKEEAKTMLKKPDRPEEQPGTDRNDGKATESNGQGQNALKGLLGLAYESSDEED, from the exons ATGGCAGGGAGAGAAGTTCGAGAATACACAAATCTGTCTGACCCTAAAG ATAAGAAATTAGGGAAGGGtaagattgatgatgaagacgTCACATTCCAACGGATGGTTGCAAAG ATGCAAGAGGTTGCTGGTGAACGTGGAGGATATCTTCATGGGCGAGGCG ACAGCGACGATTTACTTTATCTGAAAGAACAGATGGAAGCAGAGGAGGATGCTGAACGCCTTCTGAAACGAACTGAGAAACGGGCTTTTGCTGCCTTTAAA AAAGCTGCAACCCAAGCTGATTCATCTCCAGCATCTGTTCCCTTGCCCCTTCGTGTTGAGCCCAAACCAAAGAGTGGTATCAG GCAGCAAGATTTGCTGAAAAAAGTTGTTGAGGTTAAACCTAAACGTCCAAAAGTCTCGGCAGCGTCAAGCCCAAGCTTATCTCCCCCTGTTAGAAGTGATAAAGGTCCAACGGTTCAGGGAGATAGGCAGAAAGAAGAAGCCAAGACAATGTTGAAGAAACCGGACAGACCAGAGGAGCAACCTGGCACAGACAGAAATGACGGTAAAGCAACCGAAAGCAATGGGCAAGGTCAAAATGCTTTGAAAGGCTTGTTGGGGTTAGCGTATGagagttcagatgaagaagactgA
- the LOC104702030 gene encoding uncharacterized protein LOC104702030 isoform X4, protein MQEVAGERGGYLHGRGDSDDLLYLKEQMEAEEDAERLLKRTEKRAFAAFKKAATQADSSPASVPLPLRVEPKPKSGIRQQDLLKKVVEVKPKRPKVSAASSPSLSPPVRSDKGPTVQGDRQKEEAKTMLKKPDRPEEQPGTDRNDGKATESNGQGQNALKGLLGLAYESSDEED, encoded by the exons ATGCAAGAGGTTGCTGGTGAACGTGGAGGATATCTTCATGGGCGAGGCG ACAGCGACGATTTACTTTATCTGAAAGAACAGATGGAAGCAGAGGAGGATGCTGAACGCCTTCTGAAACGAACTGAGAAACGGGCTTTTGCTGCCTTTAAA AAAGCTGCAACCCAAGCTGATTCATCTCCAGCATCTGTTCCCTTGCCCCTTCGTGTTGAGCCCAAACCAAAGAGTGGTATCAG GCAGCAAGATTTGCTGAAAAAAGTTGTTGAGGTTAAACCTAAACGTCCAAAAGTCTCGGCAGCGTCAAGCCCAAGCTTATCTCCCCCTGTTAGAAGTGATAAAGGTCCAACGGTTCAGGGAGATAGGCAGAAAGAAGAAGCCAAGACAATGTTGAAGAAACCGGACAGACCAGAGGAGCAACCTGGCACAGACAGAAATGACGGTAAAGCAACCGAAAGCAATGGGCAAGGTCAAAATGCTTTGAAAGGCTTGTTGGGGTTAGCGTATGagagttcagatgaagaagactgA
- the LOC104702030 gene encoding uncharacterized protein LOC104702030 isoform X3 produces MQEVAGERGGYLHGRGALDSDDLLYLKEQMEAEEDAERLLKRTEKRAFAAFKKAATQADSSPASVPLPLRVEPKPKSGIRQQDLLKKVVEVKPKRPKVSAASSPSLSPPVRSDKGPTVQGDRQKEEAKTMLKKPDRPEEQPGTDRNDGKATESNGQGQNALKGLLGLAYESSDEED; encoded by the exons ATGCAAGAGGTTGCTGGTGAACGTGGAGGATATCTTCATGGGCGAGGCG CTTTAGACAGCGACGATTTACTTTATCTGAAAGAACAGATGGAAGCAGAGGAGGATGCTGAACGCCTTCTGAAACGAACTGAGAAACGGGCTTTTGCTGCCTTTAAA AAAGCTGCAACCCAAGCTGATTCATCTCCAGCATCTGTTCCCTTGCCCCTTCGTGTTGAGCCCAAACCAAAGAGTGGTATCAG GCAGCAAGATTTGCTGAAAAAAGTTGTTGAGGTTAAACCTAAACGTCCAAAAGTCTCGGCAGCGTCAAGCCCAAGCTTATCTCCCCCTGTTAGAAGTGATAAAGGTCCAACGGTTCAGGGAGATAGGCAGAAAGAAGAAGCCAAGACAATGTTGAAGAAACCGGACAGACCAGAGGAGCAACCTGGCACAGACAGAAATGACGGTAAAGCAACCGAAAGCAATGGGCAAGGTCAAAATGCTTTGAAAGGCTTGTTGGGGTTAGCGTATGagagttcagatgaagaagactgA